taatttttttgaggTGAATCACACactgacaattaaaaaaaaaaaaaccaccaaaattaCATGGATTTACTCTAAGTAAATGGTACATCTTGAAACCAGATAATTTTGTTAAGACACTGtaagttattaaaaatatttgtgtaactGTTTTATAAACAGCAGAGCAGTTTGAGTTAAAACTAATcagaacattttcatttgttttgcttAAACATTTGCAGTTTTCATATGCCGATGTGAATTCTTATACTCACTTCAATGCACTGGGACAAAACGTTTAAATGTGAAAATCCTGGAAATTATTGGACTTGGAAAAGGTTGTGTAGGTCCAATTGCTGAGTGCAAAAAACCTCATCAGTAACTACAGATGTACAGAATTAGCCCGCTATTTGCctaagaaaaaccccaaaccaacccctAGAAAACACACTTTCCTGTACTGAAATGTAGTTTTTTTACACAGCAGACAGTAAGTTAGTTGTTTAGTGCCTATGAGTTCTTGGAGTCACTTGCATGTTTCTGTAAGGGAGCCAAGACCACCCCAGCATTCCTGTCCTCGCTCTCCGGGCTGTACAGCTCGTTCTTCTCGATATATGCCCGAACTACGTCAGGCACCAGGTAACGAATGCTCTGAcccctccgcagggctctccggATCTTGGTGGAGGAAATATCATTTGTGATCCATTCTTCCACAAGGTGAATGTTATTCTTATGTTTCCACAAAATATCAGATTCATAGATGAATTTCTGAACATTGTTTCCAGCCCTACTGATACACACAAGGCCATGTTTCTCCACAATTTCGGTGATGTCCTCCAACTTCCACAGATTGGGGATCCCAAAAGATTCCAGCATGTCACTGCCACAAAGCAGTTTAACCTGTGGGACAccttaaagagaaaattaagtGAGAAATAGGGCTTGGTTTAGGCCACCAGATGTTAGCAAACTTGACAGGGACATCTAATTTCTTGGCGCTCTCTCTCTGTATCTTTGGTTGAGACGAGggaatgaaattttaaaaaagattcaGAGTATATAATTGATAATTAGTAGCCTCAGTACAGGATTTTTCCAAATAAAGGTTATGGGAGTCCCTTCATTAAAGGGATCTAATGCCTTATGCTGAGAATCTAAGGGAATAAAGTTACTGAGTGACATCAGAACCAAGAGCTACCATAAAAGTTACTCATCAGTGCAATTTGCTTGAAATAACAAGGATCATTAACCATTTCATTTACAAACAGACTTAACTTTTTACAACTGgactctgatttttctttttaatgggcTCATGCCTATTTGGTTGCTGTTTTCTCTTCCGTCCCAGCTTTGTTACGGGTACAGCATCCTGCAGACTATTAGTGACGTCAGCAGATAAAAGTTTTTGATGATGATACCTGcaaaaaaagatgtattttaggTATTTCAGAGATGTAGGAGAAAATTCTGATAGTACGGCCTACTAAAGAACCTGTCTCTACTTCTTCCTGCAGTACTTTCACAGACAGGCCTACCAAGAGCTGATCTGCAGAAACAGGGACTTGTTAGAGCTTGGTCATGTGGTGGTCAAAGTGAAAAGATTtcaaagcaacaacaacaaggttggtttgtttctttctttaataaaaattcattttaataataAGAACCTCAGTGAAGTAGCAATGACTGAAAGAGCAAAAACATAATACTCAGAAAATACTCCTTCAGACAATTCTCATGCCAGTCTTTAAATACACAAATGGACAGCACAACACAATCAGGGTCAAAGGAGGGAAACTTGTGTAGCATGTCTGCCCTGTTCTAGTCTCTGCTCTTCCCCAAGAATATCCTTTCAGCACAAAAATTGAATAATGCCTAAGAAATGATGTATCCTAAAAGTTGTTCACAGGCTCATTTTTGGTATGTTTAGGACTAATGATGCAATCTTTCATTTTCAATGTTCATATCAATAGTACTTTTGAATTCAGTGAGTCTATCCATATGATGTGGGGTTAGCCTGCAATTATCCCAACTCGTTAGCATTAACACCATTCCTAATCTTTCTATAGGTTCATGAGACTTTTTAGAGGTGGGCTGAAGAATACCTTAAAACTTTTAGCGTTTCCAACCACTCGCTCTGGCAGCTTTCCCAATCATCGACTTCCACCCAATCTGAGTTTTTTGTAGCCAGTTTTGCCATAGTCACTCGGTGATTCGCACTGATCAGACCTTTCTTCTTATATGCATCACCCACTGGTGAAATGATGCCTTTGATTACTTTgtattttcctgtggaaaaaaacacaTCACACAAGAACATGAGAAGTGGTTGAGCAGATGTTACTTCCCCTGCATTGTATTTAACCTTGTGACATAACCATTATCCAGCGCAATGGCAGCTGATAGCCAGCCCTGTGGAAAAATACAGGACGCTCCGCACTGTCAGGGCAGCACAAGGAAAGAGTcagtaaaatatatttccatAAACCATAAAACCCGTGCTTTAGCTCATTAAAATCAGTAATAAGCAACACATATGCGAGTTCTCTCATAATGACCTACATGGTTTTGTATATGACATAAACAGATACCAGCTTCAATATCTAATTAGCATCTGCAAAAATATCTGTCCCTGTAAAACAGGCATTCATAGACACAAAATATTCACCTTAACATATAAGTGTCTGGTTATCAAAGCTATTCTGAGTGATATAAATTACCATCCTACCTGTTTCATGGAAGTAGTCTTTAGCCAGCTCAAAGAGCCTCAGGTGCATGTTGGTGATGGGATTGAAGGACCCACAGGCCAGCAGTACCACTTCAGTCTTCCTGTCAGGATCTTCCATAGCCATTCCTCACAGCCACGGAGCCAAGTGGAGAATGTTGGTGCCAGGTACCAGCCACTACAAGAAATGGGATTAAGAAAGAGCTATAGTTACTTACTTGTGCTGCCACTAAGCAGAAGATAAAATTTCAAGATCCAATtgaatgctgtatttttcttctaccaATACCTGGCCTGTGATTGTTTATGTGACACTTTATTGTCCAAATTTTAAGTGATTAAAATATGAAATCACTGCAAAGAGGCTGCTTGCCCAGAGAGGATGGCGTACGGcccactgtgaagaaaagcagctcaTGCTTTTAAACTTCACGTGGAGAGATTATCTGTCCTGATTGCAGGACACACTTTATTAGAACTTTGCACCTTTTTTAAGATGCCAGTGCCAATCAACTGCCAAGAGACATGTGGGCAGGGAACTTCCTTGTTAAGTAACTTCCTTCTAGTGCTTACAGGGAGAAATAGAACATCCTTTGACCGTTCCTAGTCTTGCCTCTCTAAATTGCAGTGAGCCTTTCCAGCATGATCtataaaatcaatattttatatatatatatatatatataatgttaTATAATAATATGCCACATATTACATTGTATTaaattttggaggaaaacagCGTCAACACTTCTTCATTCAGGATTTActtacattttctgaaatacaaaatcCAAAGAGGGGTAATTTATATAATTCAGCATGGTATGTGGGAAGAGAGGGCTATGGACTAAACATGAGAAAAGTCAGTCTGCTTTGTGTTGCAGCAAGTGTTAAGTGTACCAGCGGAAAAGGTGAGAGAAGAATAGAGAATTAACAGAAATTTAGTAAAAGCTGCAATTAAATActggggtttttccccttttctaaaATACCACAGCTCTGTTCCAATTCTGAGCTTCAGTTTCAGAAGGCTGCTTAAGAATTgctgaaaacaaggaaatttCACTATTCATCATTTAACTTCTCCTCACATTTCACTTTCTCCTCACACacatttttgcttctctgttctTTCCTGAGAATATTCTGGCTTGCCAAGATGTTTTCCCACAGCCTGGCCTAACAAAGGAGAACCACGATGGGCCattctcttgctgctgctgtttgcaagatGTCCGAGACATCCTGAGGAGCACAGAATTATCTGCCATTGTTTCTACAGCAACATCGCCAGCTGGAAAAATCCCACAAGGTCACCCTCACATTCTGTCTCCCTTACAGAGAGGCTGAGTGATGTTCACAGCAGCCACAGCGCTGAGACACCATCACAGCCAAACCTTGTAACAGTGACTGTGTTCTAACATCAAACAGCCCGCAGATAAAAGGAACTCTTGCAAGGCTTCGTCTTTTGTAAGTGTTAGtacttttctgtgctttcaagAGTTtcacaaactttaaaaatatcctttacTACTGCAGAGTAGCTCAGCAGTGGAAGGGCTGGTGGTACTTGAAATGCAGCCTTCACAGAGGCGTGGCTAGGAGAGTTACTATGGGAACAGGGAGGAGAGGAATTAGACTGCCTTTGTACTGCACAAATCGTACTTTCAACAGAGTAACTCAtgctgcagaactgaaaaaaggttgatcttttccttaaaaaaaaaaaaaagtacaaaaaaaggagaaaattttaGGAGGAAAATATAGAGTGCCTTTTCGGGAGTTAGTCAAATGTCCCTCTCCATGCTGCTTATTTTACAGTTTACAGAAACAGACAATCATTACCTCATAAACTCACCTTGCAGCATTCCATATCGAGAGTATACATAGAATTTAATAGTTTCCACATCCCCCCAGTCTCCTAATTTGCACTGACACCCTCTGTGTAGCACTGTTTGCACAGAAAACAGCTGCATGGTTGATGTGGGGAATGGAGGAAATGAGAGGTATGTGACATCAGAGGTAATCAGTGACATGATTGCCTTCACTGTTATCTCATCTTATAACCACCACAGCACCATCAGAGCTGGGATCTGCTTTCTATGGAACCACCTTCACACAGCTCTGAATTTTTTGGAAAAGCTATGCAATTTGCGCATCCCAGGACAGGTAAAAAAGTCAAGGTCCAGGGATGATCAAAGCCCAGCCCAATGGAACTAGGCCTATTCTTATTGtataataaaagtaaaatggCCCTCATTGAGGTTTTCTGTAAGTGTAGGACATACATCCTGGACaattttcacttctgaaggaaaaatgaagtgcCCTCTGATGTACTCCTAACATACATGCTTACATGTAATCTCATCATGCTTTTACATAATCCCACCCAATCCAGTATTTTATTTGAAGTGTTATATTTCAGTGTGGCTTTTTAGTATGTACTGATCACAGTCCTGCTCGTGCTTAGCTGGACTGGACATGTATTTGCGCTAAAAGACATCAAAATATTCCTACAGCAGGTCTTAGGATGGCTCTGGAGCCCAACTTGCCACGCAGCTTCCGGGGATAAGCAGGTAAGGATGCTTTGCTCAATCTCATTTATGTTTGAGGCAAATATCTGTCAAATATGTTTATATATCGCTATATATATAGAATACAAGTATGATGTGGGCGTCGCTGGACGCTTCAGTTACACCCTCCCGCAGCTCCCCGCCCCCGGGGGCCTGCACGGGGGTCCGGGCCCGCCCAGTGAGttccccccgccgccgccgccgccgcccggccccgctgggccccgctccccggccccgctcacCCTCGGCGCTGtccccgctgcccgcccgcGCTGTCCCCGCCCGGCCGGGCTCGCGGGGCCGCACGCGCTCATTGGCCCGGGCGCGGCGGAAGCGGCGCCGCAGGGCCGGGATGGGCCCGCCCTGACTCGGCCTGCCCGGCTGAGGGGTGAGGgggcccggggccgggcgggcggagGGGGGCGAGCGGGGCTGGAGTCTGGCCTGGGAACGGGCAGGCGGGCCCAGGGTAGCGCCCGAGTTCCGCCTTCTCCTCCCCGCAGGCCGCTGGGCGCTCCGTGCTCGCCCGTAACGGAGGGAGGGCCGCGTTTCCTCGTCGCCCGCCGGCGGTGGCGCGGCCCCTCAGAGCCGGCTGTGAGGCCGGGGTGTCCCGCTGCCCGCCGGCGCTGTGTCCGCCCCGGGACGATCCGCGGGGAGCGCGGGGTTCCCCTGGCGTGCGCTGGTTCTCTGCAGCCGGCGGTGCTGCCGGCGGTGCTGGCGCGCTTCAGACAGCTGCACCCGGGTTATCTCCTGAGTAGTGTTCCAAGGGGCCGGTGAAGAGTCGAATCTATTGTTTCATATAGCGGGGCCTCTGTATTTCAGTAATTGCTACTTGGTTTGACACTCGCTTGGTTTTATGTGCTGGAGTTACTTCCCTGGTGAACCGCCTCTTACTATGAAGATAATCCTGTACACCCAGCCTggcatttctgtatttccacTGCAAGGATCTCCGGGTGTTGTGATTAAACATTCCATCAGCAAGATATTGCATCATTTTCATATTtagaacatttaaaatatgttttaagtTGTTGGTACAAACAATAAAATGTACTTTCTCTTAGGAGTGTCATGtaaaaacaacattttcatgtgaaaacagaaaatggctTCAAGAGGAACAACAGAGACAAGTAAACTAAAACAAAACTTGGAGGAGCAGTTGGACAGATTAATGCAGCAACTTCAAGATCTAGAAGAATGCAGGTAATAAAAATAGTTGCTTTCCTCTTATATGGTAGTATTTTTCTTAAGTGGTTGGCAGAAGAAAGTGGTACCTTTCAAAAAtcttggggtgggggggatgtatttatttttgtgttttgctgtggctttctgtttttaaattatgtagGATATTGGTgtcagtaaaaattatttttaaaaacctttattAAGATTGTTTTATATATCTGAGAAAAATGCAAGCAGAAATactcaatattttctttggaaTGTTATATTTCAGTGTGACTTTTAAACTTCTAATAGCTGTTCACAAAAATCACAATTTTTCTATGGGATTTTTAATAGCAGTGAACAAATAGCTTTTGTGGCTCTTTTGGTTTATCTTATAATTATGGATGCCTGGGGTgtttttgcattgttttcttttttagtttgtCTAACTTTTCATGTGATTTTGTATTAGTCTTCTGTGGGTTGATACAGTTTGAGACAGTGAATTATCAAGAAGGTTGGGCTTTTATCTGTTTTAGTACTTGCATTTAAACACCCTGTGTTTAGATGCTTTCTCTGACTCTAGTTCTAACTTGTCCAAGCAGTATGTATCTTTTTCAAGAACAACTAGAACTGCTAAGGGGTGGTAGTGCAGTTCTGGGAATTGGGCAAGGTGTAGACTGCAGAATCAGTTATTCCTAAGTGGATGGCTTTGGGTGAGGAGATAGGCTTCTAAGATAATCTCATTCACTGTAGCTTTGAGCAAGACAATTTCACTGCGTGTTTTTGTTGAGAtccaaaaatacttttaaatactGCTCCAGGTGTGAGGTATCTTGTTTATTATTCGGGCTTTTTTATTATCAGTGACTTTGTACAAACCACGCAGGTGGCTGGGAGGGGTGCAAACCCAAGCAAACTACATACGCATGGGCTGGATAAGAGCTGAAGGGGTCGGAGCAGAGCAGTCTGCAGAGATGGGAACACCTCAGTGCTGCCTGGGGAATCGAGCTCCATGGTGTGCCCTTCGCTCCATGTGATGTCTCAGGTTAAATCCTGTGAATTAATGTGTCTTCTTGGGTCCTCTTCAGAGAGGAATTGGATGCAGATGAGTACGAAGAGACCAAAAAAGAAACTCTAGAGCAGCTGAGTGAGTTCAATGACTCCCTGAAGAAGATTATGTCTGGAGATATGACTTTGGTGGATGAGCTCAGTGGGATGCAACTGGTAAGGATGATGTGTTGCTAGGAAAAGTTCATGTTCTGCCTGGAGTCGATGAAACAGTGAATAGATACATTTCACTATAATTTTTATGTGAAATCTAGATCTATGTAATTAatgttttttataatttaatataCCTGTATGTGTAAAAAACTTGGATAGGtgtcttcattttaaaagggaaaaaaaaacccattgaTGAATTACAGCCATAACACTGTAGGACCTAAAATACTAAATATATCTGATCccttattttagaaaataacgTAAAATAATGCAATATATAAAAGGTGTGGGGGACAATCCAGGATAATACACATCATGAGAAATAGAGTTCATGCCTGTTTGTTCGAAGGCATAAGGTAGCTGTTACTACTGATTTGTGTTTCAGATTCATACTAGTCCAGATGAAAAGGCTTTAGGAATGACTGTGTGACTTGAAGTTCTTTTATTATATtactatatttttatatattttatatttatttatattatattattgGTCTCATTTTATGTTGACTTCCAGACTTCTGATAtatcttctctcttttcaaaTGCTTAATTAGAGAATGGTTTGTTCTTTCTGAACTTTATGTTCTAGGGTCTTGTTTTCAGAGAGATCATGATTTGTCCAAAGATAACTATGGTGATAATTTTGATAATCCATAGAGGATTTCGAATAACAGTAGGATGTTTGCCTCATCATTTACATTCTGCTTTCCCTTAGAAGAGTTGTAGTCATCAGTGTGGGCATTAAAACTGTGATGTGCTAGTATCAGGAAGGTGTTGGAAATGAGTAGAAGTTAAGACCTGGACAGTAATGAAAAGTTTCACAGCTCTTTCTCAGTCTAGTTACACTAATTAGAGGATTCCTTAAGCCCTCCATAAAggtcatatattttttttaatttcacttccATGGTTATGGAAAAAAGCTGTATCAAATTATGCAGAGGATAGTAACGATGCTCTCCAGCCTTCATTAATCTCATCCTGCAGCTGTAGTTTGTGATTCCTGTTAGTCCTGGTCATTCTTGCTCTTTTCCTTGCAGGCAATACAAGCAGCCATCAGCCAAGCGTTTAAAACTCCAGAAGTGATTAGAATGTTTGCAAAGAAGCAGCCGAGGCAATTGAGGACAAGGCTGGCAGAGGTGAAGAATTCTGTTTTACTGCAAAAAACCCGTTTATTTGAGCCAGACTGATTCAAGTATGTAATGATTGCAAGGAAAGCACTGAGTGTGCTGGAAAACTTGGTGGTAAAGTCTGAAAGAGATGGAGAAGTTCTCTTTCAGAATTTGTTcagttttaaatgtttattgAGGTAATGGGGACAACCATGTGTATTCCTTGAGTTATCTTCTATCTTCCTGCTTCAAAGCAAAAATGGGATTAGCAGGGTGAACTGAGGAAACTGCAAATAGAAAGTCTGTGATTGTAGTGAGGGCTGGAGAGTTCACTTGATGTTTCAGAGATCTAAAATGAAGATCTGGATAAAGTGAAATCAAATGTGATTTCTTCATGTACCAGTGATGTGTgaatacataattttaaatgatTATCATTATTTGATAAAAAGAGATTCAAGTTTGGAGAAATCAAGTAAGTTAAGGTTAGGGGTAAAGAGTATTTGCTGAACATTCAGAAAAACTTCACAGACATCTTTTAAATCTCAGATAGGACAGAGGTCCCTTACTGCTGTGGGTCCATGATTACTAATGATATTTTTAGGCTGTTGCATTTCTCATGCACTGTGTTGGGTGAAATAATGGGAAGCTTatatattttgacttttttttccccctggtgTGCAGATGGACAGAGACTTAATGGTTGGGAAGTTGCCACGAGACTTGTACACCCAACAGAAATTGGAAATCCTGACTGCCCTCAGAAAGCTTGGTGAGAAGGTAAGGGGTTGGTGTGATAGTCAGGTGAATAGAGTTTTCCGCATATTTAGGAGGaattagaaataattaaaacaagacATTACAATTTTATAAGCAAACAATAAAATGCAGCTTGCTTTTATATTACATAAACATCCTTCCATTTAAATGCCAAGTTTTCTGAAGCTGAACATGTATCAAATAGTTTTGTACCTTTCTGTAAGGCTGTTTCTACTTTTAAATGTTTCCCTTGGTGGGCTGTATGCATGAATCACACACCAGCTGGTACAAGGTGATCATATTTATGAAAGCTACAAAACAAGTCTTTTACTGGCCGACTACCACCAATTCATCAGGAACTATTCAAGACTTCTGACATGTATCCAGCTTCACTTTTATTGTGTCAATAATACCT
Above is a genomic segment from Corvus hawaiiensis isolate bCorHaw1 chromosome 22, bCorHaw1.pri.cur, whole genome shotgun sequence containing:
- the NMNAT1 gene encoding nicotinamide/nicotinic acid mononucleotide adenylyltransferase 1 isoform X1, whose amino-acid sequence is MAMEDPDRKTEVVLLACGSFNPITNMHLRLFELAKDYFHETGKYKVIKGIISPVGDAYKKKGLISANHRVTMAKLATKNSDWVEVDDWESCQSEWLETLKVLRYHHQKLLSADVTNSLQDAVPVTKLGRKRKQQPNRHEPIKKKNQSPVVKSVPQVKLLCGSDMLESFGIPNLWKLEDITEIVEKHGLVCISRAGNNVQKFIYESDILWKHKNNIHLVEEWITNDISSTKIRRALRRGQSIRYLVPDVVRAYIEKNELYSPESEDRNAGVVLAPLQKHASDSKNS
- the NMNAT1 gene encoding nicotinamide/nicotinic acid mononucleotide adenylyltransferase 1 isoform X2, producing the protein MAMEDPDRKTEVVLLACGSFNPITNMHLRLFELAKDYFHETGKYKVIKGIISPVGDAYKKKGLISANHRVTMAKLATKNSDWVEVDDWESCQSEWLETLKVLRYHHQKLLSADVTNSLQDAVPVTKLGRKRKQQPNRHEPIKKKNQSPVVKS
- the NMNAT1 gene encoding nicotinamide/nicotinic acid mononucleotide adenylyltransferase 1 isoform X3 codes for the protein MAMEDPDRKTEVVLLACGSFNPITNMHLRLFELAKDYFHETGKYKVIKGIISPVGDAYKKKGLISANHRVTMAKLATKNSDWVEVDDWESCQSEWLETLKVLRCPTG
- the LZIC gene encoding protein LZIC is translated as MASRGTTETSKLKQNLEEQLDRLMQQLQDLEECREELDADEYEETKKETLEQLSEFNDSLKKIMSGDMTLVDELSGMQLAIQAAISQAFKTPEVIRMFAKKQPRQLRTRLAEMDRDLMVGKLPRDLYTQQKLEILTALRKLGEKLTGDDEMFLSTNAGTALSQFERVSTDLGSGDKVFALASVEVEKAKQ